A stretch of Campylobacter showae DNA encodes these proteins:
- a CDS encoding tetratricopeptide repeat protein: MRKYFLLFLPILAFSFSLSVNSGAEDGRPYTVINVSDEKGLVCKEEILAYDRKLYFCDLPGGALPKVEDKILALAEVRFREEKGGMRVYIVPHASSRLISSSESLYGASAVPFSKNGGAAKRHAIVIDQNLNEFKKQANAGINFAPIFEQMTAPSIGPLDLNKAPIESGDSNDINMYLDVKKSYEAKRYDETISTTQTALRRYPNSIFASEFLLYRLRALDKILDSQNSFDGLGAADVASEGRAWMRRFVSDENYPEVLYLVTKAYLRQELVSDANYTLDILKSEHPNSNFTKLAELEFADKLYASGRQDEAVRMYEDVLYSAQTLDVASRAALSLVQGSIDKAKFDRAKDFMLKILNRNQEYLLNDASKLMALAGVFHEKKMDDIAARIYEILLARLDKNDDDYETVLKNLGIALAGTPDTQKAYEYLKRYQNEFADGQYTAAVQNALDKLFFARNDENNATKLHEHYDALIDKYGKTDVGAKALKEQVALYLKERKFDSVLRYTQAVRDLNDTDASAVLAQAALNLASEAIRQNDCAMAVNLTENYGVGEKIGAKFKLFDCYMRLSRFAAAHELASQNILAPDMLDRVEWLIKLASVLIKTEKYNDALLVADEALAIASRQEYADVSPVLFYRFEALMGLGRLADAAATITAVETLRKNDFKVIELYDRMAEATYGANDFLNASVYAKKAIDLQKRLHIATFSPKIDFEYIGSLSKLDRLDEALQAAQELIDTRLDPENRLRALAQISEIYIKLKRESEAKPYLQECVGSNLQSSWKAICAEQMKLVE, encoded by the coding sequence CCGAAGGTCGAGGATAAAATTTTGGCTCTTGCGGAGGTGAGATTCCGCGAGGAAAAAGGCGGCATGCGGGTCTATATCGTGCCGCACGCGAGCTCCCGCTTGATATCTTCTAGCGAGTCTCTTTACGGCGCATCCGCCGTGCCGTTTAGCAAAAACGGCGGTGCAGCCAAACGCCACGCCATCGTGATAGATCAAAATTTAAACGAATTTAAAAAGCAAGCAAATGCGGGGATAAATTTTGCCCCGATATTTGAGCAGATGACCGCACCTAGCATCGGACCGCTAGATCTAAACAAGGCCCCTATAGAAAGCGGCGACAGCAACGATATAAACATGTACCTGGATGTGAAAAAAAGCTATGAGGCCAAGCGCTACGACGAGACGATAAGCACGACGCAGACGGCGCTACGCCGATATCCAAATAGCATTTTCGCCAGCGAGTTTTTGCTCTATAGACTGCGCGCCTTGGATAAAATTTTAGACTCGCAAAATAGCTTTGATGGGCTTGGTGCAGCAGATGTAGCAAGCGAGGGGCGCGCGTGGATGCGCAGGTTCGTATCGGACGAAAACTACCCCGAGGTGCTCTATCTCGTGACCAAAGCCTACCTCAGGCAGGAGCTCGTTAGCGACGCGAACTACACGCTAGATATCCTTAAAAGCGAGCATCCAAACTCAAATTTCACCAAGCTAGCCGAGCTTGAGTTTGCCGATAAGCTCTACGCCTCCGGTAGGCAGGACGAGGCCGTGAGGATGTACGAGGACGTGCTGTACTCGGCGCAGACGCTAGACGTAGCTAGCCGCGCGGCTCTTAGCCTCGTGCAAGGTAGCATCGACAAGGCCAAATTTGACCGCGCCAAGGACTTTATGCTTAAGATTTTAAACAGAAATCAAGAGTACCTACTAAACGACGCATCCAAGCTAATGGCGCTGGCGGGGGTATTTCACGAGAAAAAGATGGACGATATCGCCGCGAGAATTTATGAAATTTTACTCGCTAGATTAGACAAAAACGATGATGACTACGAAACCGTGCTAAAAAATCTAGGCATCGCTCTAGCGGGCACTCCCGATACGCAAAAAGCATACGAATACCTAAAAAGATACCAAAACGAGTTTGCGGACGGGCAGTATACCGCCGCCGTACAAAATGCGCTAGATAAGCTATTTTTTGCAAGAAACGACGAGAATAACGCGACAAAGTTACACGAGCACTACGACGCGCTTATAGATAAATACGGCAAAACGGACGTCGGCGCCAAGGCGCTAAAAGAGCAGGTCGCGCTCTATCTAAAAGAGCGTAAATTTGACTCCGTCCTGCGCTATACCCAGGCCGTGCGCGATCTAAACGATACGGACGCAAGCGCCGTTTTAGCTCAGGCTGCGCTAAATTTAGCGAGTGAAGCCATTCGCCAAAACGACTGCGCTATGGCTGTAAATTTGACCGAAAACTACGGCGTAGGCGAGAAAATCGGGGCTAAATTTAAGCTCTTTGACTGCTATATGCGTCTATCGCGCTTCGCCGCCGCGCACGAGCTCGCCTCGCAAAATATCCTTGCGCCCGACATGCTCGACCGCGTGGAGTGGCTCATCAAACTAGCCTCCGTTTTGATAAAAACGGAAAAGTATAACGACGCCTTGCTCGTGGCAGACGAAGCCCTAGCTATCGCGTCTAGGCAGGAGTACGCCGACGTTTCGCCCGTGCTTTTTTATAGATTTGAAGCGCTGATGGGGCTAGGCAGGCTCGCCGACGCCGCCGCGACGATAACGGCTGTCGAGACGCTACGCAAAAACGACTTTAAGGTCATCGAGCTCTACGACCGCATGGCCGAGGCGACGTATGGCGCGAACGACTTTTTAAACGCGTCGGTTTACGCCAAAAAGGCGATCGACCTACAAAAACGCCTACATATCGCCACTTTTAGCCCGAAAATCGACTTTGAGTACATCGGCTCGCTAAGCAAGCTGGATAGGCTGGACGAGGCCTTACAGGCCGCGCAAGAGCTCATAGATACGCGCCTAGATCCCGAAAACAGGCTGCGAGCGCTAGCTCAGATATCGGAAATCTACATCAAACTAAAACGCGAAAGCGAAGCAAAGCCGTATCTACAGGAGTGCGTCGGCTCAAACTTGCAAAGCTCGTGGAAGGCCATCTGCGCCGAGCAGATGAAGCTCGT